Proteins from a single region of Drosophila biarmipes strain raj3 chromosome 3R, RU_DBia_V1.1, whole genome shotgun sequence:
- the LOC108026214 gene encoding uncharacterized protein LOC108026214 produces the protein MRRLKCSVFVYLFLIFDAGHAFSIIGLNKQMLYDYVGNVLVGAKSQEEGHQSPPTTGWIVRGKLTLQRQSELTLAAALVIDDVTLNNSGEKFQQNKEMYPPYKPFKIVLTPEGAITHVVFKEGDPIWSMNFKRAIASVLQFQMKSSGAFVVDELGIHGTCRTEYFVSNRTNYISIRKTPEVTTCKPYSEAVHNTRSNVPPNTCEFDHQKSVIIGNEAIYGMLPHNETGYFLSMAHAKGTTLVHTFESTGVAQFINSELLLNFVNESPIDNPIDIETSMASEPSSLELQPLDPNDPTGGRSPQQQKTLMTQAGALLDSLAEGLETTDFKYSEPYDSTLSDVIKLLSEMDFNSLEKLYREVDIGTSYRQETIRNIFHEIIPRIGTKASVFLTHSLVLNKTTKPQVAVQLLIPMPFHIFELSAELLQKCEDFLNIGPGLPEVKQAAILSFATLVHNVYVAKGIDNHKFEEYVQKYFNSYLTERDFDQKMLYLQGLNNLQLGNVANYLEPIVQDPNEHEDLKFQAAWTTLALADRRAERIYEVYWPIFESRNASLELRVAAVTLLLISNPTAARLISIHRIIQSETDPHMINYYRTTVTSISETTYPCYQNLRRLLSYMHRHLPPKPESRYWVTGNYIFDYRDSKFGIGAMLQVFLVGDPKSDMPVVAFFKFDTEALGKFTGQLALYIKARGLPDTILNKMQPRNGSDPFTFKSIKALLAMLQAPIINSKDLHLEFILQMEGKTVMSYYLNQRLFQQLTYENLLERMQQIIRTDSHINMQTVRWPFMNRYTVPTVLGTSSDVLLQTTVLTSLRGNITEQRTAPITKHTLEIDARYSSYASVRSRSYNPFLNLDHEINREQGFLIYIPFSSELHLNENDSKCKRYSFSRPQNLTSGLSFKSRAVTRTKGLITKTASAPFEEVMVPESRNDVVQLFNYSLPDLGVRLGMNTNLNELIKYRGMLLKSEFTENGFSGNMVVTALMYIFGFTQLSSIHLGHDRNFTMLMYNEKTTRIEGNFCAEDVLKTSDLKGKQIGLTLEHTDHVDETHVTDGSHQIDALHRWNFTLDVQASTKSNWFKLTGHIQRNSKDDEDDWKACTRLTYEPLVFTKRPHTLNGNVVFGLASEESECPEKGSKVQFAARAGPSEHARAFLRSDKISLTDTDFCPKEVLKFSPIPTSKYCKRSNFENFTSITQYDMDLKFNNMPAWFELWSNRLDHLVSALSADKVDSLHMSQEINISMHTPQDQFRLAVDVNGVKWRFHQIPFLYRLDSKFDASQELTYDSGLKRSCSVINGMVNTFDDHLINLREIAVRPDCLTLLVADCSQLPQIAVFVTPSPVEELQSNYGLRVHIGQNYFNFPARKDNSSQPSDKPVRIYLNQDQTPYDVRQKPFQWPLEASDYDFRVELNEQNILIVESKQLASTIQFDLYNILNFEIFGVYKHQMCGLCSNPLNHMQNYTICELESSTPTPVPLPNSSDVVVGA, from the exons atGAGGCGACTCAAGTGCTCCGTGTTCGTGT ATCTGTTCCTGATCTTCGACGCCGGCCATGCCTTCAGCATCATTGGCCTCAACAAACAGATGCTCTACGACTACGTGGGCAACGTCCTGGTGGGCGCGAAGTCCCAGGAGGAGGGCCACCAGTCGCCACCCACCACCGGCTGGATAGTGCGGGGCAAGCTGACGCTCCAGCGACAGAGCGAGCTGACCCTGGCCGCGGCG CTGGTCATCGACGATGTAACGCTGAACAACTCCGGCGAGAAGTTCCAGCAGAACAAGGAGATGTACCCGCCCTACAAGCCCTTCAAGATCGTCCTCACCCCCGAAGGAGCCATCACGCATGTGGTCTTCAAGGAGGGCGATCCCATCTGGAGCATGAACTTCAAAAGGGCCATCGCCTCAGTTCTCCAGTTCCAGATGAAGTCCAGCGGTGCTTTCGTTGTGGATGAG CTGGGCATTCACGGCACCTGCCGCACGGAGTACTTCGTGTCCAACAGGACCAACTACATCTCCATCCGCAAGACGCCGGAGGTGACGACCTGCAAGCCCTACTCGGAGGCGGTGCACAACACCCGGAGCAATGTGCCGCCGAATACGTGTGAGTTCGATCACCAGAAGAGTGTGATCATTGGCAACGAGGCCATTTACGGCATGTTGCCGCATAACGAGACGGGATACTTCCTGAGCATGGCCCATGCCAAGGGCACCACTCTGGTGCACACGTTTGAGTCCACGGGCGTGGCTCAGTTCATCAACTCGGAGCTGCTGCTCAACTTTGTCAATGAGTCGCCCATCGATAATCCCATCGATATAGAAACCTCCATGGCGTCAGAGCCTTCTAGCCTGGAGCTCCAGCCACTGGATCCCAACGATCCCACTGGCGGCCGAAGTCCGCAGCAGCAGAAGACCCTGATGACCCAGGCGGGCGCTCTGCTGGACAGCCTGGCCGAGGGCCTCGAGACCACGGATTTCAAATACTCTGAGCCCTATGACTCCACACTGTCCGATGTGATTAAACTTCTTAGCGAGATGGACTTTAATTCCCTGGAAAAGCTCTACCGGGAGGTGGACATCGGCACCTCCTATCGCCAGGAGACCATCCGCAACATCTTCCACGAAATCATTCCCCGCATTGGAACCAAAGCTTCAGTCTTCCTCACTCACAGCCTGGTGCTGAACAAGACGACCAAGCCGCAGGTCGCTGTGCAACTGCTCATACCTATGCCCTTCCACATCTTCGAACTCTCGGCAGAGTTATTGCAAAAGTGCGAGGACTTCCTCAACATTGGACCAGGTCTACCGGAAGTGAAGCAGGCAGCTATCCTCAGCTTTGCCACCCTTGTCCACAACGTCTATGTGGCCAAGGGCATAGACAATCATAAGTTTGAGGAGTACGTTCAGAAGTACTTCAATTCCTATTTGA CCGAACGCGACTTTGACCAGAAGATGTTGTACCTGCAGGGCTTGAACAACCTGCAGCTGGGCAACGTGGCCAACTATCTGGAGCCCATTGTCCAGGATCCCAATGAGCACGAGGACCTCAAGTTCCAGGCCGCGTGGACGACTCTAGCTCTGGCAGATCGCCGTGCGGAGCGCATATACGAGGTCTACTGGCCGATCTTCGAGTCGCGCAATGCCAGCCTGGAGCTGCGTGTCGCCGCCGTAACCCTGCTGTTGATTTCCAACCCCACGGCTGCCCGGCTAATCAGCATCCACCGCATCATCCAGAGCGAGACGGATCCGCACATGATCAACTACTACAGGACGACGGTGACGAGCATCTCGGAGACCACCTATCCCTGCTATCAAAACCT ACGCCGCCTGCTCTCCTACATGCACCGCCATCTGCCCCCGAAGCCAGAGTCTCGTTACTGGGTCACCGGCAACTACATCTTCGACTATCGCGACTCGAAGTTCGGAATCGGAGCGATGCTGCAGGTCTTCCTCGTGGGCGATCCCAAATCGGACATGCCAGTGGTGGCCTTCTTCAAGTTCGACACCGAAGCTCTGGGCAAGTTCACGGGTCAACTGGCG TTGTACATCAAGGCACGGGGTCTGCCGGACACCATTCTGAACAAGATGCAGCCGCGCAATGGAAGCGATCCGTTTACCTTCAAAAGTATAAAGGCTCTGTTGGCCATGTTGCAGGCTCCGATCATCAACTCGAAGGATCTGCACCTGGAGTTCATCCTACAAATGGAGGGCAAGACGGTGATGTCCTACTACCTCAATCAGCGCCTGTTCCAGCAGCTCACCTACGAAAACC TTTTGGAGCGAATGCAGCAGATTATCCGCACGGACAGCCACATCAACATGCAGACTGTGCGCTGGCCGTTCATGAACCGCTACACAGTGCCCACAGTGCTGGGTACCTCCTCAGACGTCCTGCTGCAGACCACCGTGCTGACCTCGCTTCGGGGCAATATCACGGAGCAGCGTACTGCACCGATCACCAAGCACACGCTGGAGATCGACGCCCGCTACTCGTCGTACGCCTCGGTGCGCAGCCGCAGCTACAATCCGTTCCTAAATCTGGACCACGAGATTAATCGGGAGCAGGGCTTCCTCATCTATATCCCCTTCAGCAGCGAGCTGCATCTCAACGAGAACGACAGCAAGTGCAAGCGATACTCCTTCTCCAGACCCCAGAATCTGACCAGTGGCTTGTCCTTCAAATCCCGAGCGGTGACCAGGACCAAAGGATTAATTACCAAGACAGCGTCGGCGCCCTTCGAGGAGGTTATGGTGCCCGAGAGTCGAAACGATGTG GTCCAACTCTTTAACTATTCTCTGCCTGATCTGGGCGTACGCCTGGGCATGAACACCAATCTTAACGAGCTTATTAAGTACAGAGGAATGCTGCTTAAGTCCGAGTTCACAGAGAA TGGCTTCTCCGGCAACATGGTGGTCACCGCCTTGATGTATATATTTGGCTTCACCCAGCTGAGCTCCATTCACCTTGGTCACGATCGGAACTTTACGATGCTAATGTACAACGAGAAGACCACTAGAATCGAGGGAAACTTCTGCGCCGAGGATGTGTTGAAGACATCCGATCTAAAGGGCAAACAGATTGGCCTGACGCTGGAGCACACAGACCATGTGGATGAAACGCATGTTACGGATGGATCACACCAAATCGATGCCCTCCACCGGTGGAATTTCACCCTGGACGTTCAGGCCTCGACTAAGTCCAACTGGTTCAAGCTGACTGGCCACATCCAGCGGAATTCCAAGGATGACGAGGACGACTGGAAG GCCTGCACTAGGTTGACCTACGAACCGTTGGTGTTCACCAAGCGACCTCACACTCTGAATGGCAACGTGGTGTTTGGCCTAGCCAGCGAGGAGAGCGAGTGCCCGGAGAAGGGTTCCAAGGTGCAGTTTGCAGCTAGAGCCGGC CCCTCGGAGCACGCCCGTGCCTTCTTGCGCTCCGACAAGATCTCCCTGACGGACACGGACTTCTGTCCCAAGGAGGTGCTAAAGTTCTCACCCATCCCCACTTCGAAGTACTGCAAGCGCAGCAACTTTGAGAACTTCACATCGATCACCCAGTATGACATGGACCtgaaatttaataat ATGCCCGCCTGGTTTGAGCTGTGGTCGAACCGCCTGGACCACCTGGTCTCCGCCTTATCCGCCGACAAAGTGGACAGTCTGCATATGAGTCAGGAGATAAACATCTCCATGCACACGCCTCAGGACCAATTCAGGTTGGCGGTGGACGTCAACGGAGTCAAGTGGCGATTCCACCAGATCCCCTTCTTGTACAGACTGGACTCCAAGTTCGACGCCTCCCAGGAACTCACATACGATTCGGGTCTCAAACGCTCCTGCTCGGTTATCAACGGTATGGTGAATACCTTCGACGATCACTTGATCAATCTCAGAGAGATTGCGGTGCGTCCTGATTGCCTCACCCTGCTGGTGGCCGACTGTTCGCAGCTGCCGCAAATAGCCGTCTTCGTGACGCCATCGCCTGTCGAAGAACTGCAGAGCAACTACGGATTACGCGTCCATATCGGGCAAAACTACTTCAATTTCCCCGCCCGCAAggacaacagcagccagcccTCGGATAAGCCGGTGCGCATATATCTCAACCAGGACCAAACGCCGTACGATGTGCGCCAAAAGCCCTTCCAGTGGCCCCTCGAAGCTAGCGACTACGACTTCCG CGTGGAGCTAAACGAGCAAAATATCTTGATTGTCGAGAGCAAGCAGCTGGCCTCTACCATCCAGTTCGACCTCTACAACATCCTTAACTTTGAGATCTTCGGCGTGTACAAACACCAGATGTGTGGGCTGTGCAGCAATCCCCTGAACCACATGCAGAACTACACGATTTGCGAGCTGGAGTCGAGCACTCCGACTCCAGTTCCTCTGCCGAATTCTTCCGACGTAGTTGTAGGTGCATAA
- the LOC108026216 gene encoding arginine kinase: protein MTSIESKRVQYRKYLERAGVIDALSKALIKLYEEQNKPEDAIRFVRKFMCESCPDDAQYDVMKNDLEEAKTHISKLEQELERLRGQIKKSPEEYQELTTEGYKSLMDDEENVSSLLRKYLTPELLEEYMLVTTPAPVDAYLYDCAVSGFEHHEAPVGIYAADADSYDVFNKLFDPIIKDYHGQMDNENDVLQKDPDFGNVDEIENLDPERKYIMSARIRLARNIEGLPFFPKLTEKQFIEVEEKVRAATETMDGELIGSYLTMADIDAETQAEMVKRHILFQRGDEKLTSAGCYRFWPTGRGVYHNPAETFLVWVNRQDHVHIMSMAQCGDLGDVYNRLVNGLAELEKTLAFARHPRYGNLTACPTNLGTTLRASVHIRLPLLSKDPDRLIALAEELQLQVRSTDGGELATVEDGIMDISNKRKLGFTEFELVKTLQDGVVALINAEEELEIAGQEG, encoded by the exons ATGACTTCG ATCGAATCGAAACGCGTGCAATATCGGAAGTATCTGGAGCGCGCCGGGGTCATCGATGCCCTTAGCAAGGCCCTGATCAAGCTGTACGAGGAGCAGAATAAGCCGGAGGATGCCATCCGCTTTGTGCGCAAGTTCATGTGCGAAAGCTGCCCGGATGATGCCCAGTACGATGTGATGAAGAACGATCTGGAGGAGGCCAAGACGCACATCTCGAAACTGGAGCAGGAACTAGAGCGGCTGCGCGGTCAAAT CAAAAAGTCGCCGGAGGAGTACCAGGAGCTCACCACCGAGGGCTACAAGTCGCTCATGGATGACGAGGAGAATGTCAGCTCGCTGCTGCGTAAATACCTCACGCCGGAACTGTTGGAGGAGTACATGCTGGTCACCACCCCGGCGCCTGTGGACGCTTATCTATACGATTGCGCCGTTTCCGGATTCGAGCACCATGAGGCGCCCGTTGGAATCTACGCGGCCGATGCCGACAGCTACGACGTGTTCAACAAGCTGTTCGACCCGATCATCAAGGATTATCATGGCCAGATGGATAACGAAAACGATGTGCTGCAAAAGGATCCGGACTTTGGCAACGTGGACGAGATCGAGAACTTGGACCCGGAGCGCAAATACATTATGTCCGCGCGAATCAGGCTTGCTCGTAATATTGAGGGCTTGCCCTTCTTCCCCAAACTCACTGAGAAGCAGTTCATCGAGGTGGAAGAGAAGGTGCGTGCGGCAACAGAGACAATGGATGGCGAGCTGATTGGCTCTTACCTGACGATGGCTGACATTGATGCCGAGACGCAGGCCGAGATGGTCAAGCGGCATATACTATTCCAGCGAGGGGATGAAAAGCTGACCAGCGCCGGTTGCTACCGGTTCTGGCCCACGGGTCGCGGTGTCTATCACAATCCCGCCGAGACCTTCTTGGTCTGGGTGAATCGTCAGGACCACGTGCACATCATGTCGATGGCGCAGTGCGGAGACTTGGGTGACGTTTACAACCGGCTGGTCAACGGACTGGCTGAACTGGAGAAGACGCTGGCCTTTGCCCGGCATCCGCGTTACGGAAACCTGACTGCTTGTCCCACCAACTTGGGCACCACCCTGCGTGCCTCGGTCCACATCCGTTTGCCGCTGCTCAGCAAGGATCCCGATCGTCTGATCGCACTGGCCGAagagctgcagctgcaggtACGCAGCACCGATGGCGGCGAACTGGCAACCGTGGAAGACGGTATCATGGATATATCCAATAAGAGGAAACTGGGCTTCACAGAGTTCGAGCTGGTCAAGACTCTGCAGGATGGCGTTGTTGCGCTGATCAACGCCGAGGAAGAGCTCGAAATAGCCGGACAGGAGGGTTAG
- the LOC108026215 gene encoding probable ATP-dependent RNA helicase spindle-E yields MEYDQELMDFFDFSKDFKREAAPQGYISSDPNNMAVDACESKVVKREVIGTDYVAEIVAKEKLRLNGTLRDECPESKRHRALDDLDTDDEGDEFEIRRDEEYYKKYRFNLNRDRNLPIYAKREEILAAINANPVVILKGETGCGKTTQVPQYILDEGFKSGQYCNIVVTQPRRIAAISIANRVCQERQWQPDTVCSYQVGLHRPATLEDTRLLYCTTGVLLNNLISNKTLTHYTHIVLDEVHERDQDMDFLLIVVRRLLATNSRHVKIILMSATIDARELSDYFTTTVSVPPVITASHGRKHSIEKFYRDQLKGIKWKEEVDLDPYVPRITDEGYRAAVKIIMVIDNMERDDATQSRVSYDDALRHGAVLIFLPGVYEIDTMAQSITTMLQDDRNIKFFIVRCFSLMTPENQRDVFQPPPTGYRKIILTTNIAESSITVPDVSYVIDFCLTKVLVTDTATSFSSLRLTWASKANCRQRAGRVGRLRSGRVYRMVTKAFYQTEMSEYGIPEMLRLPLQNSVLRAKELEMGSPVELLALALSPPNLSDIKNTILLLKEVGALFPTVDGIYNEMDGDITYWGTIMARLPLDTRLSRLIILGYVFNLLEEVIIIAAGLSVRGLYVDEGGRNKKCESFWMHYIFADGSGSDLVAIWRVYLTYLNMVQVGHEQESAIRWANRFHVSLRSLREMHLLVAELRMRCEKLGLVPFTDVPSQKLGDRERSIILKVVIAGAFYPNYFMRSKAQCAEPDRDMYQVISGHDPCRTVYFTNYKPGIMGELYTRRIKDLFQEAKIPPENIDVTFQHGSEKVFVTFKHDDCNADTSKVVNISGRVQNEVYKAVRMRVDRLQRPIRIMEQSKFMNYVQQRKIGEVIDGCWVPPTKPINVELLALPSVYDKTITGLITCIVSCGKFYFQPQSFAECIRNMSEIFNASQQLRNHVFNAGAIRKGLMVLAKRDSQFQRATVIRPENQSNRQPMFYVRFIDYGDCALLPMEKLRLMSDELIRQYSDLPPRVFECRLALVQPSMVATANNRWPSAANDKLKAMAKCGRIDIEVYSLFNNVAAVLIHMRDGLLNEKLVELKLARRADENFMSRQDHDFRLRRQESARYSTFAERQRINEEYLRSCLLPQDQNLPPPPLDKCNNIVMLKGPYSPLESTMYSTIRVGVWKSVKIDTSSVNAVLLDADPQDQHDQMIVAHATVESSDRQTLIARGTTLMPNIHGFGALMAMLFCPTMQMKCNKAGTRYVSILAGMGCDPETNVPYFEEHDMVINLDVNILEDDVNLINQMRYYIDSVFFNFKDENHPAVSINERVSIYTHLRSLINRLLSKDRSYIEINSSNSDYVWEKNDDLPKQAEPFGKRAIFPMHSITELVEEDMGHVMQLVENCNKLYEWRNFEGVLTPMTCKLCNQLLESVPQLRMHLLTQLHCDREKQIDYHHQ; encoded by the exons ATGGAGTACGACCAGGAGCTGATGGATTTCTTCGACTTTTCGAAGGACTTTAAGCGGGAGGCAGCCCCACAGGGCTACATCAGCAGCGATCCGAACAACATGGCCGTGGATGCCTGCGAATCGAAGGTGGTTAAGCGCGAGGTGATCGGCACCGACTATGTCGCCGAAATCGTGGCCAAGGAGAAGCTCCGTCTCAACGGG ACGCTGCGAGACGAATGCCCTGAAAGCAAGCGCCATCGCGCCCTCGACGACTTGGACACCGACGACGAGGGGGACGAGTTCGAAATCCGGCGGGATGAGGAGTACTACAAGAAGTACAGATTCAATCTGAATCGGGACAGGAACCTGCCGATCTACGCCAAGCGGGAGGAGATTTTGGCGGCCATCAATGCCAATCCGGTGGTCATTCTCAAGGGCGAGACAGGATGTGGCAAGACCACGCAG GTGCCCCAGTACATTTTGGACGAGGGTTTCAAGAGCGGCCAATACTGCAACATTGTGGTCACCCAACCCAGACGCATAGCTGCCATTTCCATAGCCAATCGAGTGTGCCAGGAGCGCCAATGGCAGCCGGACACCGTGTGCAGCTACCAGGTGGGCCTGCATCGTCCCGCTACTCTGGAGGACACCCGGCTACTGTACTGCACCACCGGTGTGCTGCTCAACAACCTGATAAGCAACAAGACATTAACTCACTACACCCACATCGTGCTGGACGAGGTGCACGAAAGGGACCAGGATATGGACTTTCTGCTGATTGTAGTGCGCCGCCTGCTGGCCACCAACTCGCGCCACGTGAAGATCATCCTGATGTCGGCCACTATTGATGCCAGGGAACTGTCGGACTATTTCACCACCACGGTCTCTGTTCCGCCGGTAATCACCGCAAGTCATGGACGTAAACACTCGATCGAGAAGTTTTACCGCGACCAGCTGAAGGGTATCAAGTGGAAGGAAGAGGTGGATCTGGATCCGTACGTTCCACGCATCACCGACGAAGGCTACAGGGCGGCGGTGAAAATCATTATGGTTATTGACAATATGGAACGGGATGACGCTACCCAGTCGCGGGTGAGCTACGACGACGCCCTACGCCACGGAGCTGTGCTCATATTTTTGCCCGGCGTCTACGAAATTGACACCATGGCTCAGAGTATTACTACAATGCTGCAAGATGA TCGAaacattaagttttttattgtgCGCTGCTTTTCTCTGATGACCCCGGAAAATCAAAGGGATGTGTTTCAGCCACCGCCAACGGGCTACCGCAAGATCATTCTGACCACCAACATAGCTGAGAGCTCCATCACGGTGCCAGATGTGTCGTACGTAATCGATTTCTGCCTTACCAAAGTGCTGGTCACCGATACGGCCACCAGCTTCTCCTCTCTCCGACTGACCTGGGCCTCCAAGGCCAATTGTCGCCAGCGTGCGGGGCGTGTTGGCCGTCTCCGAAGTGGGCGTGTCTACCGGATGGTCACTAAAGCCTTTTACCAAACGGAGATGTCGGAGTATGGCATACCAGAAATGTTGCGTCTGCCTTTGCAAAATTCGGTGCTCAGGGCCAAAGAGCTGGAGATGGGATCTCCGGTTGAGCTGTTGGCCTTGGCTCTTTCTCCTCCCAATCTTTCGGACATAAAGAATACAATATTGCTGCTGAAGGAGGTGGGTGCACTATTTCCAACTGTGGATGGCATCTACAACGAGATGGATGGTGATATAACCTATTGGGGCACCATCATGGCCCGGCTGCCGTTGGACACACGTCTGTCCCGTCTCATAATATTGGGCTATGTGTTTAACTTACTTGAAGAAGTGATTATCATAG CTGCTGGCTTATCGGTGCGTGGTTTATATGTGGATGAAGGCGGCAGAAATAAGAAGTGCGAGTCATTTTGGATGCACTATATATTTGCCGATGGATCTGGCTCCGACTTGGTGGCCATTTGGCGCGTTTATCTG ACATATTTAAACATGGTGCAAGTTGGCCACGAGCAGGAGTCTGCCATACGCTGGGCAAATCGCTTCCACGTCTCCCTGCGTTCGCTCAGGGAGATGCACCTGCTGGTGGCGGAGCTACGAATGCGCTGTGAAAAGCTCGGCCTGGTCCCGTTCACAGATGTTCCTAGCCAGAAGTTGGGCGACCGCGAGAGATCGATCATCCTTAAAGTGGTCATCGCTGGTGCTTTCTATCCCAATTATTTCATGCGATCGAAGGCGCAATGTGCGGAACCCGATCGTGATATGTACCAAGTGATATCGGGGCACGATCCCTGTCGCACCGTCTACTTCACCAACTACAAGCCCGGGATTATGGGCGAGCTGTACACCAGGCGCATTAAGGATCTCTTTCAGGAGGCGAAGATCCCGCCggaaaacatcgatgttacCTTTCAGCATGGCTCTGAAAAGGTATTCGTTACTTTCAAGCACGACGATTGCAATGCAGATACATCCAAGGTGGTAAATATTTCGGGCAGAGTCCAAAACGAAGTCTACAAGGCGGTTAGGATGAGAGTTGATCGATTGCAGCGACCAATACGCATTATGGA GCAGAGTAAATTTATGAACTATGTACAGCAACGAAAGATTGGAGAAGTGATTGATGGTTGTTGGGTTCCTCCCACAAAGCCTATAAATGTAGAGCTCCTTGCTCTACCATCTGTCTACGACAAGACAATTACAGGCTTAATTACATGC ATTGTCAGCTGTGGCAAGTTTTACTTCCAGCCTCAATCCTTTGCAGAGTGCATTCGCAACATGTCGGAGATCTTCAATGCTTCACAGCAACTGCGAAATCATGTCTTTAACGCTGGTGCCATTAGAAAAGGCCTGATGGTGCTGGCCAAGCGGGATAGTCAATTCCAGCGCGCTACGGTGATTCGTCCCGAGAATCAGAGCAATCGCCAGCCGATGTTCTATGTTCGTTTCATTGATTACGGAGACTGCGCTTTGCTGCCCATGGAAAAGCTGCGACTGATGTCGGATGAGCTGATCAGACAGTACAGCGACCTGCCACCGCGTGTGTTTGAGTGCCGGCTGGCACTAGTTCAGCCGTCCATGGTGGCTACTGCCAATAACCGTTGGCCTAGCGCAGCCAATGACAAGCTTAAAGCGATGGCCAAGTGTGGACGCATTGATATCGAGGTCTATTCGCTCTTCAataatgttgctgctgtgctgatTCACATGCGCGATGGCCTACTCAACGAAAAGCTTGTGGAACTCAAGTTGGCTCGCCGGGCCGACGAAAATTTCATGTCTCGACAGGATCACGACTTCCGCTTGCGCAGGCAAGAGTCGGCCCGCTACTCAACCTTTGCCGAACGTCAGAGAATCAATGAAGAGTACTTGCGATCTTGCCTGCTGCCCCAAGATCAGAACCTGCCACCGCCTCCGCTGGATAAATGCAACAATATTGTAATGCTGAAGGGACCTTACAGTCCATTGGAGTCGACCATGTACTCCACCATTCGTGTGGGAGTATGGAAATCGGTGAAAATTGACACTTCTTCGGTTAATGCCGTTCTCCTAGACGCAGATCCGCAGGATCAGCACGATCAGATGATTGTGGCCCACGCAACTGTGGAGAGCTCCGATAGGCAGACTCTGATCGCCCGTGGAACCACACTGATGCCCAATATACACGGATTTGGTGCCCTCATGGCCATGCTCTTCTGCCCCACcatgcaaatgaaatgcaacAAGGCTGGCACCCGATATGTGTCTATTTTGGCGGGCATGGGTTGCGATCCAGAAACCAATGTGCCTTATTTCGAAGAGCACGACATGGTCATTAATTTGGACGTCAACATTCTCGAAGATGATGTTAACCTG aTCAATCAAATGCGCTATTACATCGATAGTGTCTTCTTCAACTTTAAGGATGAAAATCATCCAGCAGTTAGTATTAACGAACGTGTTTCTATTTACACGCATCTGCGCAGCTTGATCAATCG aCTTCTTTCCAAGGATCGTAGTTACATCGAAATAAATTCGAGCAACTCGGACTACGTGTGGGAGAAAAATGATGATTTGCCAAAGCAGGCTGAGCCGTTCGGCAAGCGCGCCATATTCCCGATGCACAGCATTACTGAGCTTGTAGAAGAGGATATGGGCCATGTGATGCAGTTGGTGGAGAACTGCAACAAGCTGTACGAGTGGCGTAACTT cGAAGGCGTTTTAACTCCGATGACTTGCAAACTGTGCAACCAGTTGCTGGAGTCGGTTCCCCAGCTTCGTATGCATCTTCTCACTCAATTGCATTGCGATCGCGAAAAGCAAATCGACTATCACCATCAGTAG